The Candidatus Saccharibacteria bacterium RAAC3_TM7_1 nucleotide sequence CCAGTATTTTTACCACGCTTAATAGGCGTGTGTTGAAATCTCATAGCGTTATCGCAGTAATCACAAATAACCTTGTTGTGTAGCAATCCATAGTCTAGACGTTGTGAACGGTTCGTCTTTACGCTTGTAGTTTTACCAAAGTCTTTAGCGACATCAGCATTTAGCTGTATATATTCATCTGCTGTTATAAGTGGCTTAAAGTTATACAGGTCTATGAGGTTTGCGAGGTTGTCACCGTAGCTGTATAAGCCAGAGTAAAACGAATCTGTAAAGATGTTGCCGACCATCTGCTTAGTAACGTTTACCAGCTTAGGTTTGTCATCTTGGTCTTTACGCTCGGTTAGCTTAGCACTGTTCAAAAACTCTGCTATATCAGTATTATTCATACCGCCATACAATCGCATATCTACAGCTCTTCGAAGTAGATTCCAGTTGTATTCATCAGGTGTAAAGTATCCAGTTATCGAGTCTACATAGTAGCCCTTTTTCACTACGCCGTTATACTTACCCTCTACGATATTACCAAGAGTACCACGCTTCACATCTACTGCTAGTTTGTCCGAGTATTGCTTTGATGTAGCAAACAAAATACCTAACATCATCTTGCCGTTTGCTGTGTTATCAAACTGGTAGGTCACAAAGGCGAGGTCTTGAATATCTTCGTGGTCAATCATTTCAATGACCTCACCAGCCTCCTTCATGTTACGGGATAAACGGTCAGGCGACCACGATATAAGCCCGTGATACTTGCCAGTCTTAAATCCTAGTAGCATTTTGTCGAAAATAGGACGGTTGCCAGAAGTCTTGGCCGAAGCACTTTCTACGAATATATCCTCTTCACGAACCGTAACCTTTAACGTATTAGTGGCAAGTTTTATACATTCAGCTCGTTGGTCATCTAGTGAACGTACTTGCTTGGTTTCATCATCAGTAGACTTGCGTAGGTATATAGCGTAACGGCGTTTTTCTTTAGGCAGTATCTTTTTAGCCCCCTCGGTTGTTGCAGAGAAGTAGTCTAGAAGGTCATTGACACTACGTTCACTATTACCAAAGGCTTTATTGCGGTATTCAGATGTATATACATACTTTTCTTGTACACTTGCAAGCTCAGCCTCATCTGCGAGAACTTTAGTGCGTTTTTTACGATTAGTTGTACCTTTTGGCATATATTGATTCCTACTAATATTGTACAAAACTTGTGCGGTAATGTAAACTATTGTTATATGGAAAATGAACTACCAGAATATCTAACATTGCCCGAAGTGGTGAAGATATTAAAGGTGCACCCTAATACTTTACGTAACTGGGATAGGGACGGCACACTCAAGGCCATACGTATAGGCAAACGCAGCATACGCCGATGGAAAAAGTCGGATATTTTAAAGTTCATAGAGGCTGATAAGTAGTTATGGCAAATAAGAAAGACGACTATATGGCGACTAACTCTCAAGTAATGCTTGCCACTACAAAGCCGTATATTGCTGGTGCAAAAATCCAACTAGAACGCTACCTTGAAGCGCAAAGAATAATGAAGACCCACAAGATGGTTTTGGGCGGAGGAATAGATAAATGCACCTATGAACTATCTGCACTACTTGAGCATCTAGATAGTATAGAGGTGCAATTAAGGAACAGAGGCATATCATTGCCCGCGGGTGAAATAATTCGGCAATTCCGTAATCATTTGCGACACGATAGCAGAGGCGAAGAAGACCGCAGTAATGGCAGACGAGGTCAGGCAATAGGTTTGAACGATAAATTATTGGTGCAAATAGTGTTTACTGACAGTGGTGTAAAAATGGGCTCAAACGAACTGACAGCCAAACAAATAGACACCTACATTACCACCGCTGAAACGATAATGTGGGCAATGGTGCTGGGCGGCAAGCTGGACATTGACGGCGAAACAGTAACTGTCTATCAGCAGTCTACTGATATAACAAATAAAAATAGTCCTGAGGTGTAATGGACGGTCTATTTAATAGTAGAGAGATTGCGGTAGGGTTATGGTTGGCGGTGCTAATAATTTTCGTGGCTAGTAAAAAAGCTGTGCGTTCATCATTTGGAGCCGTTCTTAAAACGTTCTTCACACCAAAGATAATCATACCGCTACTGCTATCTTTTACTCCGAGTGTGTTGGTCGTATGGCTGTTGGCATATCTAAATCTTTGGGACTTATCTGTACTTAAAGAAACAATCTATTGGGTTATAGGTACAGGCATCATAATGTTCGGTAAGTTTGATGGTGTTAAAGATTTGAAGTCACTATACAGACAGACCGCAAAAGAAACCCTAGCATTAGTTGTTGTGCTGGAGTTCATTATTTGGCTCTATGTATTCCCCTTATGGGCTGAACTACTCCTAGTACCATTCGTAACTCTTATAGTGCTGTTGGCGACAGTGGCAAAGTATATGAAAACAGATGGCATAGAATTAACACGCAAGGTGCTAAATGGTACGCAAGTATTCATTGGTCTACTCATACTTTTATTTGCGCTCATAGGCTTCGTAAAGAGCCCCGTGGCGTTATTTACGTTTCAAAACCTAGAGCTATT carries:
- a CDS encoding Resolvase protein (RAAC3_TM7_1_138), with amino-acid sequence MPKGTTNRKKRTKVLADEAELASVQEKYVYTSEYRNKAFGNSERSVNDLLDYFSATTEGAKKILPKEKRRYAIYLRKSTDDETKQVRSLDDQRAECIKLATNTLKVTVREEDIFVESASAKTSGNRPIFDKMLLGFKTGKYHGLISWSPDRLSRNMKEAGEVIEMIDHEDIQDLAFVTYQFDNTANGKMMLGILFATSKQYSDKLAVDVKRGTLGNIVEGKYNGVVKKGYYVDSITGYFTPDEYNWNLLRRAVDMRLYGGMNNTDIAEFLNSAKLTERKDQDDKPKLVNVTKQMVGNIFTDSFYSGLYSYGDNLANLIDLYNFKPLITADEYIQLNADVAKDFGKTTSVKTNRSQRLDYGLLHNKVICDYCDNAMRFQHTPIKRGKNTGKWVISFYCRNKACLRHNTAEQKDLNITLSKSIRGKYVLAGIEWQLRHLTKKSEHAYRMYKNSLEQRIASDRAILNRKLAEAKQSQKNNEQQYARYQEFQVNSPDDYKKYHEGKLEEYQQLIRLDEEAITGNKTELAKLDTALPTEQEFYELTRSKVLNMLKTTDIMVLDTICSEFVANLRAGDDSTPVIKLKPPYNLMTELDEISSGRGERT
- a CDS encoding hypothetical protein (RAAC3_TM7_1_139) codes for the protein MENELPEYLTLPEVVKILKVHPNTLRNWDRDGTLKAIRIGKRSIRRWKKSDILKFIEADK
- a CDS encoding hypothetical protein (RAAC3_TM7_1_140); translation: MANKKDDYMATNSQVMLATTKPYIAGAKIQLERYLEAQRIMKTHKMVLGGGIDKCTYELSALLEHLDSIEVQLRNRGISLPAGEIIRQFRNHLRHDSRGEEDRSNGRRGQAIGLNDKLLVQIVFTDSGVKMGSNELTAKQIDTYITTAETIMWAMVLGGKLDIDGETVTVYQQSTDITNKNSPEV
- a CDS encoding hypothetical protein (RAAC3_TM7_1_141), with the translated sequence MDGLFNSREIAVGLWLAVLIIFVASKKAVRSSFGAVLKTFFTPKIIIPLLLSFTPSVLVVWLLAYLNLWDLSVLKETIYWVIGTGIIMFGKFDGVKDLKSLYRQTAKETLALVVVLEFIIWLYVFPLWAELLLVPFVTLIVLLATVAKYMKTDGIELTRKVLNGTQVFIGLLILLFALIGFVKSPVALFTFQNLELFLLPIVLSLTYVPSVYFIALYSKYELVFLRIDYPMKLNRKSKRAIKLAATRRCGLSVYVTGEMIRHLAINLTTDTTKAQALKIIKTFNPRQP